The proteins below are encoded in one region of Syngnathus acus chromosome 2, fSynAcu1.2, whole genome shotgun sequence:
- the LOC119137041 gene encoding CLIP-associating protein 1-A-like isoform X19, translating into MAEEEEEVMAPEYLLQQVMLKDLSKRLQAGQEMVELILQEDKCPDLEQDQGTLDRMVEALASSWVNSSHFKVVLLGMDLLSALVSRLQEKFRTQVGTVLPSLIDRLGDAKDQVRDQDQALLLKIMDQAANPQYVWERIMGGFKHKNNRTREGLCLCLNSTLNVFGSQSLTLSKIVPHICNLLGDPTSQVRDGAMSCLVEIYRHVGERVRIDLGKKGLPQSRLNVIFSKFDEVQRSGNMILSPVSDKNSEDGDSLDGGCSSSSSKGELLAGRKTGVGSLRRPVSKSAGRDGSTAGAVDEADFIQAFDDVPTMQIYSNREVEEAMVKIRDVLSDDKRDWELRVAALKKVRSLMLAGAAEFDGFPQQLRLLESAFVLSAKDLRSQVVREACITLGYLSSVLGSRFDHAAEAVMPSLLNLVPNSAKVMATSGVAAIRLILKHTHYPRLIPIITSNCISKSVAVRRRCYDLLDLQLKEWHTNSLERHVAVLMETLKKGIHDADAEVRSVARKCYWNFQSHFSREAEQLFQRLESSYQKALQAHLRSGDTLMSLPPSDHSSSSSQESLNRTLSPRSNTGRNVAKPKASKSSRPPTGTSSPGTLQRSCSDVDVNAAASARTRMPTVASAVQASPLSFSSASALPPGSYASLGRVRTQKTSAGKRPSVPDGRGRSKGKVVSQSQPGSRSGSPGRMLGSTHGRMVRVPVGNSPVPASSGLSNSRRPRGHRSQGCSRETSPTRSGSARSRIPRLSMSQGCSRETSRESSRDTSPSRGFSPLDRLSHQARISASVNAMRILNTGTEVEAAVADALLLGESRSKQRSARRHFESPGMFSDDDANSDASSACSERSYGSRNGAVRHTDDVAEILNHCASANWSERKEGLLGLQNVLRSHIMLSRVELKRLCEIFTRMFADPHSKVFSMFLETLVDFIVLHREDLLDWLFILLTQLLKKMGADLLGSVQAKVQKALDVTCESFPYEQQFNILMRFIVDQTQTPNLKVKVAILRYIEALARRMDPADFVNTSETRLAVSRIITWTTEPKSSDVRKAAQVVLIALFELNTPEFTMLLGALPKTFQDGTTKLLHNHLRSTSGIAMASPGSSTGRTTPRQSSSRSSPLTSPTTYSQGGLSPSMLECDSENLNSEEIYSSLRGVTEAIQNFSFRSQEEHMELYKRDGMRDLGVEGGSPSHSNLKLYGDSMEAGRTALDNKTSLLNTPSPRSFTLQRFREYNPHNYDSMELRLNGRQHESAKNKIQNPRNIPGVTEQLVGELLKELSQGPAGECATEERSVEERRATLLELLKVSREDVQVVWDEHFKTMLLLLLEMLGDKDHMIRALSLRVLKEILRNQPGRFKNYAELTIMKTLEAHKDSHKEVVRASEEAASTLAGSIQPEQCIKVLCPIVQTADYPINLAAIKMQTRAVERITKEPLLQLLHDIIPGLLQGYDDTESSVRKASVFCLVAIYAVIGEELKPFLSQLTGSKMKLLNLYIKRAQTSTSNSSSSSDISSY; encoded by the exons AtggctgaggaggaggaggaggtgatggCCCCGGAATACTTGCTGCAGCAGGTGATGCTCAAGGACCTGAGCAAGAGGCTGCAGGCGGGCCAGGAGATGGTGGAGCTTATCCTGCAAGAGGACAAATGTCCAGATCTTGAGCAGGACCAGGGTACCCTGGACAGAATGGTGGAGGCGTTGGCCAGCTCTTGGGTCAACTCCAGTCACTTCAAG gTGGTTTTGTTGGGGATGGACCTTCTGTCTGCATTAGTCAGCAGACTGCAGGAAAAATTCAGGACACAGGTTGGAACAG ttcttCCCAGTTTAATAGATCGTCTGGGAGATGCCAAGGATCAAGTGCGTGACCAGGACCAAGCACTTCTACTTAAAATCATGGACCAGGCTGCCAACCCACAG TATGTTTGGGAGCGCATAATGggaggcttcaaacataagaaCAACCGAACTCGAGAAGGACTCTGCCTTTGTCTCAACTCCACCTTAAATGT GTTTGGTTCGCAGAGCCTGACACTTAGCAAAATAGTTCCTCACATTTGTAATCTCCTGGGAGATCCCACAAGTCAG GTGCGCGATGGAGCCATGAGCTGTCTGGTTGAGATCTACCGCCACGTCGGTGAGCGAGTGAGGATCGACCTGGGAAAGAAGGGCCTACCTCAGTCGCG gttGAATGTCATCTTTAGTAAATTTGATGAGGTCCAAAGGTCGGGGAACATGATCCTGTCACCTGTGTCAG ATAAAAACTCTGAGGATGGCGATTCGCTGGACGGTGGCTGCTCTTCGTCCTCGTCCAAAGGAGAATTGTTGGCCGGGAGGAAGACCGGCGTGGGTTCGTTGCGACGCCCTGTCTCCAAATCAGCAG GGAGAGATGGGTCCACTGCTGGCGCGGTGGACGAGGCTGACTTCATTCAGGCCTTTGACGATGTTCCCACTATGCAG ATTTACTCCAAcagggaggtggaggaggccaTGGTCAAAATCCGAGACGTGCTCTCGGATGACAAGCGCGACTGGGAGCTCCGAGTTGCAGCG CTGAAGAAGGTGCGCTCGCTGATGTTGGCCGGAGCGGCAGAGTTTGACGGCTTCCCGCAGCAGCTGCGGCTCCTGGAGTCGGCGTTCGTACTGTCAGCCAAGGATCTGCGTTCGCAGGTGGTTCGGGAAGCCTGTATCACTCTGGG ATACCTGTCCTCAGTGCTCGGCAGCCGCTTTGATCACGCCGCCGAGGCCGTCATGCCGAGTCTCCTGAACCTGGTCCCCAATAGTGCCAAAGTCATGGCCACCTCCGgtgtggctgccatccgcCTCATACTAAAA caCACACACTACCCTCGTCTGATCCCTATCATCACCAGCAACTGCATCTCCAAGTCTGTGGCTGTCAGAAG GCGATGCTATGACCTCTTGGACCTGCAACTGAAGGAGTGGCACACAAACTCTCTGgagag GCACGTAGCCGTGTTAATGGAAACTCTAAAGAAAGGTATTCACGACGCAGATGCCGAGGTGCGCTCCGTGGCCAGGAA GTGTTACTGGAACTTCCAAAGCCACTTCAGTCGGGAGGCGGAGCAACTGTTCCAGCGCTTGGAGTCGTCTTATCAAAAAGCTTTGCAGGCTCACTTGCGGAGTGGCGATACTTTGATGTCACTTCCTCCATCTGATcattcctcatcctcctcacaAGAGAGCCTGAA TCGAACTTTGTCTCCGAGAAGCAACACCGGAAGAAACGTGGCCAAAC CCAAAGCGTCCAAATCCTCTCGACCCCCCACCGGCACCTCCTCCCCCGGCACCCTCCAGCGTTCTTGCAGCGACGTGGACGTCAATGCGGCAGCCAGCGCCCGCACCCGGATGCCCACGGTAGCCTCGGCGGTGCAAGCTTCCCCTTTGTCCTTTAGCTCCGCCTCCGCTCTGCCTCCCGGATCTTACGCTTCGCTCG GTCGCGTCCGAACGCAGAAGACCAGCGCGGGAAAGCGTCCGTCAGTGCCCGACGGGCGGGGCCGCAGCAAAGGGAAAGTGGTCTCACAGTCCCAAC CCGGCAGCAGGTCCGGTTCCCCGGGACGAATGCTGGGCTCTACCCACGGCAGGATGGTCAGGGTGCCCGTGGGCAACTCTCCCGTTCCCGCCAGCAGCGGGCTGAGTAACAGTCGGCGCCCACGAGGCCACCGCAGCCAGGGCTGCAGTCGGGAGACCAGCCCCACCAGATCGGGCTCTG CACGGAGCCGAATCCCTCGTCTCAGTATGAGTCAGGGCTGCAGCCGCGAAACCAGTCGCGAGAGCAGCCGTGACACCAGCCCCTCCAGGGGTTTCTCCCCCCTGG ACCGTCTGTCTCACCAGGCTCGGATCTCGGCCTCCGTCAATGCCATGAGGATTCTCAACACGGGCACCGAGGTGGAAGCGGCGGTTGCCGATGCTCTG CTCTTAGGAGAGTCGAGGAGTAAG CAGCGCTCAGCGCGCCGCCATTTTGAATCGCCGGGTATGTTCTCCGACGACGACGCCAACAGCGACGCCTCCAGCGCCTGTTCGGAACGCTCGTACGGCTCCCGCAACGGCGCCGTGCGTCATACCGACGACGTGGCTGAAATCCTCAACCACTGCGCCAGCGCCAATTGGTCGGAGAGAAAGGAGGGCCTGCTGGGACTGCAGAACGTGCTGAGGAGCCATATTATGCTCAG TCGCGTGGAGCTGAAAAGACTCTGCGAGATCTTCACCAGGATGTTTGCAGATCCTCACAGCAAG GTCTTCAGCATGTTCCTGGAGACTCTGGTGGACTTCATTGTTCTGCACCGGGAAGATCTACTCGACTGGCTTTTCATCCTACTCACCCAGCTGCTGAAGAAAATGGGCGCTGACCTCCTGGGCTCCGTTCAGGCCAAAGTTCAAAAGGCGCTGGATGTCACCTG TGAATCCTTCCCGTACGAGCAGCAGTTCAACATCCTGATGCGCTTCATCGTGGATCAGACCCAGACGCCCAACTTGAAGGTCAAGGTGGCCATTCTGCGCTACATCGAGGCGCTAGCGCGGCGGATGGACCCGGCCGACTTTGTCAACACCAGCGAGACGCGCCTGGCCGTCTCGCGCATCATCACGTGGACCACCGAACCCAAAAGTTCCGATGTCCGCAAG GCGGCCCAAGTGGTGCTCATCGCCCTGTTTGAGCTCAACACGCCCGAGTTCACCATGCTCCTCGGCGCTTTGCCCAAAACCTTCCAAGATGGGACCACCAAGCTGTTACACAACCACCTGAGGAGCACGAGCGGCATCGCCATG GCGTCTCCCGGCAGCTCGACGGGTCGAACGACTCCACGCCAGTCGAGCAGCCGCAGCAGCCCGCTGACATCTCCCACCACCTACTCGCAAGGAGGGCTTTCTCCCAG CATGCTGGAGTGCGATAGTGAGAACCTGAACTCTGAAGAGATCTACAGTTCCCTGCGTGGCGTCACTGAAGCCATTCAGAACTTCAGCTTCCGCAGCCAAGAAGAGCACATGGAGCTGTACAAGCGAGATGGAATGCGGGACCTTGGG GTTGAAGGTGGTTCTCCTTCGCACTCTAACCTCAAACTTTACGGTGATTCGATGGAGGCCGGGCGAACAGCTCTGGACAACAAGACGTCGTTACTGAACACCCCTTCGCCACGCTCGTTCACGCTGCAGCGTTTCCGAGAATACAACCCGCACAACTACGACAGCATGGAGCTGCGGCTCAATG GACGCCAGCACGAGTCTGCCAAAAACAAGATCCAGAACCCCAGAAATATCCCAG GAGTTACCGAGCAGCTGGTGGGAGAGCTGCTGAAGGAGCTGTCGCAGGGCCCGGCGGGCGAGTGTGCCACCGAGGAGCGCAGCGTGGAGGAGCGCCGCGCCACCCTGCTGGAGCTTCTCAAGGTGTCACGGGAGGACGTGCAGGTGGTTTGGGACGAGCACTTCAAGACCATGTTGCTGCTTCTCCTGGAGATGCTGGGAGACAAAGAC CACATGATCCGGGCCCTGTCCTTGAGAGTCCTGAAGGAGATCCTGAGAAACCAACCGGGTCGCTTCAAGAACTACGCCGAACTCACCATAATGAAGACACTGGAGGCTCATAAAGACTCGCACAAGGAG GTGGTGCGCGCGTCAGAGGAGGCCGCGTCCACGCTGGCCGGCTCCATCCAGCCGGAGCAGTGCATCAAGGTGCTTTGCCCCATCGTGCAGACGGCCGACTACCCCATCAACCTGGCCGCCATCAAGATGCAGACCAGGGCCGTGGAACGCATCACAAAGGAGCCGTTGCTTCAGCTGCTGCACGACATCATTCCGGGTCTACTGCAG GGCTACGACGACACGGAAAGCAGCGTGAGGAAGGCCAGCGTCTTCTGCCTCGTGGCCATCTACGCCGTGATCGGCGAGGAGCTCAAGCCCTTCCTGTCTCAGCTCACCGGTAGCAAG ATGAAACTGCTCAACCTGTACATCAAGAGGGCCCAGACCTCCACCAGCAATAGCAGCAGCTCCTCCGACATCTCTTCCTATTAA
- the LOC119137041 gene encoding CLIP-associating protein 1-like isoform X18 has product MAEEEEEVMAPEYLLQQVMLKDLSKRLQAGQEMVELILQEDKCPDLEQDQGTLDRMVEALASSWVNSSHFKVVLLGMDLLSALVSRLQEKFRTQVGTVLPSLIDRLGDAKDQVRDQDQALLLKIMDQAANPQYVWERIMGGFKHKNNRTREGLCLCLNSTLNVFGSQSLTLSKIVPHICNLLGDPTSQVRDGAMSCLVEIYRHVGERVRIDLGKKGLPQSRLNVIFSKFDEVQRSGNMILSPVSDKNSEDGDSLDGGCSSSSSKGELLAGRKTGVGSLRRPVSKSAGRDGSTAGAVDEADFIQAFDDVPTMQIYSNREVEEAMVKIRDVLSDDKRDWELRVAALKKVRSLMLAGAAEFDGFPQQLRLLESAFVLSAKDLRSQVVREACITLGYLSSVLGSRFDHAAEAVMPSLLNLVPNSAKVMATSGVAAIRLILKHTHYPRLIPIITSNCISKSVAVRRRCYDLLDLQLKEWHTNSLERHVAVLMETLKKGIHDADAEVRSVARKCYWNFQSHFSREAEQLFQRLESSYQKALQAHLRSGDTLMSLPPSDHSSSSSQESLNRTLSPRSNTGRNVAKPKASKSSRPPTGTSSPGTLQRSCSDVDVNAAASARTRMPTVASAVQASPLSFSSASALPPGSYASLGRVRTQKTSAGKRPSVPDGRGRSKGKVVSQSQPGSRSGSPGRMLGSTHGRMVRVPVGNSPVPASSGLSNSRRPRGHRSQGCSRETSPTRSGSARSRIPRLSMSQGCSRETSRESSRDTSPSRGFSPLDRLSHQARISASVNAMRILNTGTEVEAAVADALQRSARRHFESPGMFSDDDANSDASSACSERSYGSRNGAVRHTDDVAEILNHCASANWSERKEGLLGLQNVLRSHIMLSRVELKRLCEIFTRMFADPHSKRVFSMFLETLVDFIVLHREDLLDWLFILLTQLLKKMGADLLGSVQAKVQKALDVTCESFPYEQQFNILMRFIVDQTQTPNLKVKVAILRYIEALARRMDPADFVNTSETRLAVSRIITWTTEPKSSDVRKAAQVVLIALFELNTPEFTMLLGALPKTFQDGTTKLLHNHLRSTSGIAMASPGSSTGRTTPRQSSSRSSPLTSPTTYSQGGLSPSMLECDSENLNSEEIYSSLRGVTEAIQNFSFRSQEEHMELYKRDGMRDLGVEGGSPSHSNLKLYGDSMEAGRTALDNKTSLLNTPSPRSFTLQRFREYNPHNYDSMELRLNGRQHESAKNKIQNPRNIPGVTEQLVGELLKELSQGPAGECATEERSVEERRATLLELLKVSREDVQVVWDEHFKTMLLLLLEMLGDKDHMIRALSLRVLKEILRNQPGRFKNYAELTIMKTLEAHKDSHKEVVRASEEAASTLAGSIQPEQCIKVLCPIVQTADYPINLAAIKMQTRAVERITKEPLLQLLHDIIPGLLQGYDDTESSVRKASVFCLVAIYAVIGEELKPFLSQLTGSKMKLLNLYIKRAQTSTSNSSSSSDISSY; this is encoded by the exons AtggctgaggaggaggaggaggtgatggCCCCGGAATACTTGCTGCAGCAGGTGATGCTCAAGGACCTGAGCAAGAGGCTGCAGGCGGGCCAGGAGATGGTGGAGCTTATCCTGCAAGAGGACAAATGTCCAGATCTTGAGCAGGACCAGGGTACCCTGGACAGAATGGTGGAGGCGTTGGCCAGCTCTTGGGTCAACTCCAGTCACTTCAAG gTGGTTTTGTTGGGGATGGACCTTCTGTCTGCATTAGTCAGCAGACTGCAGGAAAAATTCAGGACACAGGTTGGAACAG ttcttCCCAGTTTAATAGATCGTCTGGGAGATGCCAAGGATCAAGTGCGTGACCAGGACCAAGCACTTCTACTTAAAATCATGGACCAGGCTGCCAACCCACAG TATGTTTGGGAGCGCATAATGggaggcttcaaacataagaaCAACCGAACTCGAGAAGGACTCTGCCTTTGTCTCAACTCCACCTTAAATGT GTTTGGTTCGCAGAGCCTGACACTTAGCAAAATAGTTCCTCACATTTGTAATCTCCTGGGAGATCCCACAAGTCAG GTGCGCGATGGAGCCATGAGCTGTCTGGTTGAGATCTACCGCCACGTCGGTGAGCGAGTGAGGATCGACCTGGGAAAGAAGGGCCTACCTCAGTCGCG gttGAATGTCATCTTTAGTAAATTTGATGAGGTCCAAAGGTCGGGGAACATGATCCTGTCACCTGTGTCAG ATAAAAACTCTGAGGATGGCGATTCGCTGGACGGTGGCTGCTCTTCGTCCTCGTCCAAAGGAGAATTGTTGGCCGGGAGGAAGACCGGCGTGGGTTCGTTGCGACGCCCTGTCTCCAAATCAGCAG GGAGAGATGGGTCCACTGCTGGCGCGGTGGACGAGGCTGACTTCATTCAGGCCTTTGACGATGTTCCCACTATGCAG ATTTACTCCAAcagggaggtggaggaggccaTGGTCAAAATCCGAGACGTGCTCTCGGATGACAAGCGCGACTGGGAGCTCCGAGTTGCAGCG CTGAAGAAGGTGCGCTCGCTGATGTTGGCCGGAGCGGCAGAGTTTGACGGCTTCCCGCAGCAGCTGCGGCTCCTGGAGTCGGCGTTCGTACTGTCAGCCAAGGATCTGCGTTCGCAGGTGGTTCGGGAAGCCTGTATCACTCTGGG ATACCTGTCCTCAGTGCTCGGCAGCCGCTTTGATCACGCCGCCGAGGCCGTCATGCCGAGTCTCCTGAACCTGGTCCCCAATAGTGCCAAAGTCATGGCCACCTCCGgtgtggctgccatccgcCTCATACTAAAA caCACACACTACCCTCGTCTGATCCCTATCATCACCAGCAACTGCATCTCCAAGTCTGTGGCTGTCAGAAG GCGATGCTATGACCTCTTGGACCTGCAACTGAAGGAGTGGCACACAAACTCTCTGgagag GCACGTAGCCGTGTTAATGGAAACTCTAAAGAAAGGTATTCACGACGCAGATGCCGAGGTGCGCTCCGTGGCCAGGAA GTGTTACTGGAACTTCCAAAGCCACTTCAGTCGGGAGGCGGAGCAACTGTTCCAGCGCTTGGAGTCGTCTTATCAAAAAGCTTTGCAGGCTCACTTGCGGAGTGGCGATACTTTGATGTCACTTCCTCCATCTGATcattcctcatcctcctcacaAGAGAGCCTGAA TCGAACTTTGTCTCCGAGAAGCAACACCGGAAGAAACGTGGCCAAAC CCAAAGCGTCCAAATCCTCTCGACCCCCCACCGGCACCTCCTCCCCCGGCACCCTCCAGCGTTCTTGCAGCGACGTGGACGTCAATGCGGCAGCCAGCGCCCGCACCCGGATGCCCACGGTAGCCTCGGCGGTGCAAGCTTCCCCTTTGTCCTTTAGCTCCGCCTCCGCTCTGCCTCCCGGATCTTACGCTTCGCTCG GTCGCGTCCGAACGCAGAAGACCAGCGCGGGAAAGCGTCCGTCAGTGCCCGACGGGCGGGGCCGCAGCAAAGGGAAAGTGGTCTCACAGTCCCAAC CCGGCAGCAGGTCCGGTTCCCCGGGACGAATGCTGGGCTCTACCCACGGCAGGATGGTCAGGGTGCCCGTGGGCAACTCTCCCGTTCCCGCCAGCAGCGGGCTGAGTAACAGTCGGCGCCCACGAGGCCACCGCAGCCAGGGCTGCAGTCGGGAGACCAGCCCCACCAGATCGGGCTCTG CACGGAGCCGAATCCCTCGTCTCAGTATGAGTCAGGGCTGCAGCCGCGAAACCAGTCGCGAGAGCAGCCGTGACACCAGCCCCTCCAGGGGTTTCTCCCCCCTGG ACCGTCTGTCTCACCAGGCTCGGATCTCGGCCTCCGTCAATGCCATGAGGATTCTCAACACGGGCACCGAGGTGGAAGCGGCGGTTGCCGATGCTCTG CAGCGCTCAGCGCGCCGCCATTTTGAATCGCCGGGTATGTTCTCCGACGACGACGCCAACAGCGACGCCTCCAGCGCCTGTTCGGAACGCTCGTACGGCTCCCGCAACGGCGCCGTGCGTCATACCGACGACGTGGCTGAAATCCTCAACCACTGCGCCAGCGCCAATTGGTCGGAGAGAAAGGAGGGCCTGCTGGGACTGCAGAACGTGCTGAGGAGCCATATTATGCTCAG TCGCGTGGAGCTGAAAAGACTCTGCGAGATCTTCACCAGGATGTTTGCAGATCCTCACAGCAAG AGA GTCTTCAGCATGTTCCTGGAGACTCTGGTGGACTTCATTGTTCTGCACCGGGAAGATCTACTCGACTGGCTTTTCATCCTACTCACCCAGCTGCTGAAGAAAATGGGCGCTGACCTCCTGGGCTCCGTTCAGGCCAAAGTTCAAAAGGCGCTGGATGTCACCTG TGAATCCTTCCCGTACGAGCAGCAGTTCAACATCCTGATGCGCTTCATCGTGGATCAGACCCAGACGCCCAACTTGAAGGTCAAGGTGGCCATTCTGCGCTACATCGAGGCGCTAGCGCGGCGGATGGACCCGGCCGACTTTGTCAACACCAGCGAGACGCGCCTGGCCGTCTCGCGCATCATCACGTGGACCACCGAACCCAAAAGTTCCGATGTCCGCAAG GCGGCCCAAGTGGTGCTCATCGCCCTGTTTGAGCTCAACACGCCCGAGTTCACCATGCTCCTCGGCGCTTTGCCCAAAACCTTCCAAGATGGGACCACCAAGCTGTTACACAACCACCTGAGGAGCACGAGCGGCATCGCCATG GCGTCTCCCGGCAGCTCGACGGGTCGAACGACTCCACGCCAGTCGAGCAGCCGCAGCAGCCCGCTGACATCTCCCACCACCTACTCGCAAGGAGGGCTTTCTCCCAG CATGCTGGAGTGCGATAGTGAGAACCTGAACTCTGAAGAGATCTACAGTTCCCTGCGTGGCGTCACTGAAGCCATTCAGAACTTCAGCTTCCGCAGCCAAGAAGAGCACATGGAGCTGTACAAGCGAGATGGAATGCGGGACCTTGGG GTTGAAGGTGGTTCTCCTTCGCACTCTAACCTCAAACTTTACGGTGATTCGATGGAGGCCGGGCGAACAGCTCTGGACAACAAGACGTCGTTACTGAACACCCCTTCGCCACGCTCGTTCACGCTGCAGCGTTTCCGAGAATACAACCCGCACAACTACGACAGCATGGAGCTGCGGCTCAATG GACGCCAGCACGAGTCTGCCAAAAACAAGATCCAGAACCCCAGAAATATCCCAG GAGTTACCGAGCAGCTGGTGGGAGAGCTGCTGAAGGAGCTGTCGCAGGGCCCGGCGGGCGAGTGTGCCACCGAGGAGCGCAGCGTGGAGGAGCGCCGCGCCACCCTGCTGGAGCTTCTCAAGGTGTCACGGGAGGACGTGCAGGTGGTTTGGGACGAGCACTTCAAGACCATGTTGCTGCTTCTCCTGGAGATGCTGGGAGACAAAGAC CACATGATCCGGGCCCTGTCCTTGAGAGTCCTGAAGGAGATCCTGAGAAACCAACCGGGTCGCTTCAAGAACTACGCCGAACTCACCATAATGAAGACACTGGAGGCTCATAAAGACTCGCACAAGGAG GTGGTGCGCGCGTCAGAGGAGGCCGCGTCCACGCTGGCCGGCTCCATCCAGCCGGAGCAGTGCATCAAGGTGCTTTGCCCCATCGTGCAGACGGCCGACTACCCCATCAACCTGGCCGCCATCAAGATGCAGACCAGGGCCGTGGAACGCATCACAAAGGAGCCGTTGCTTCAGCTGCTGCACGACATCATTCCGGGTCTACTGCAG GGCTACGACGACACGGAAAGCAGCGTGAGGAAGGCCAGCGTCTTCTGCCTCGTGGCCATCTACGCCGTGATCGGCGAGGAGCTCAAGCCCTTCCTGTCTCAGCTCACCGGTAGCAAG ATGAAACTGCTCAACCTGTACATCAAGAGGGCCCAGACCTCCACCAGCAATAGCAGCAGCTCCTCCGACATCTCTTCCTATTAA